The proteins below are encoded in one region of Bifidobacterium catenulatum DSM 16992 = JCM 1194 = LMG 11043:
- a CDS encoding phage tail tube protein, with protein sequence MAATDVVSILDDNNGNVRKWGTQLLALADYSTAMPSEFFDKTTNKPNALPDGFKILGYISTDGMKISRSIDSSDVSAVQDLEPVRSDITSKTRTLQVTFLEMNAWVKAVAHGVPVAQWPADKNNGFEYSDGAISDFPYYRLLVLMQDGTGVGAHYRVEAGYKAKVTNQGDLTHSRSDAEGEETTFTFYRDPAVNKSYYEGEKVSTEV encoded by the coding sequence ATGGCTGCAACAGATGTGGTCAGCATTCTCGACGACAACAACGGCAACGTCCGAAAGTGGGGTACCCAGCTGCTCGCATTGGCGGACTACTCCACCGCCATGCCGTCGGAATTCTTCGACAAGACCACGAACAAACCGAACGCCCTACCGGACGGTTTCAAGATTCTCGGATACATTTCAACCGATGGCATGAAGATCAGTCGAAGCATCGACTCCTCCGACGTGTCCGCCGTACAGGATCTGGAACCGGTTCGCTCCGACATCACCAGCAAGACCCGCACCCTGCAGGTCACGTTCCTGGAAATGAACGCGTGGGTGAAGGCCGTCGCCCATGGCGTCCCGGTCGCACAGTGGCCAGCCGACAAGAACAACGGCTTCGAATATTCCGATGGCGCGATCAGCGACTTTCCCTACTATCGTCTGCTCGTCCTCATGCAGGACGGCACCGGTGTCGGCGCGCATTACCGTGTCGAGGCGGGCTACAAGGCCAAGGTCACGAACCAGGGCGATCTGACCCATTCGCGCAGCGACGCGGAAGGCGAGGAGACCACGTTCACGTTC